In the Sediminibacter sp. Hel_I_10 genome, one interval contains:
- a CDS encoding F0F1 ATP synthase subunit epsilon, with product MYLEIVSPEATLFSSEVDSVIVPGPDGEFQMLNNHAAIVSTLTNGTIKIYTNSQSNANLDDRHALIVPSKDNAKVLTLSITSGTLEMKNNKAIILVD from the coding sequence ATGTATTTAGAAATTGTTTCCCCAGAAGCTACATTATTTAGTAGTGAAGTAGATTCGGTTATTGTTCCGGGACCTGATGGTGAGTTTCAGATGTTGAATAATCACGCTGCCATTGTATCTACATTGACCAATGGTACGATAAAGATTTATACCAATAGTCAATCTAACGCTAATTTAGATGATAGACATGCCCTAATTGTCCCAAGTAAGGACAATGCTAAAGTTTTGACGTTATCCATTACCTCTGGTACCCTAGAGATGAAGAATAATAAAGCGATTATTTTGGTGGATTAA
- the atpD gene encoding F0F1 ATP synthase subunit beta produces the protein MSKVTGKVAQIVGPVIDVEFGAGAELPKIYDSLEIKKADGSILVLEVQSHIGEDTVRTIAMDSSDGLSRGTEVLATGAPIQMPIGEDVYGRLFNVIGDAIDGIGNLPKAGDKGLPIHRQAPKFEDLSTSTEVLFTGIKVIDLIEPYAKGGKIGLFGGAGVGKTVLIQELINNIAKGHGGLSVFAGVGERTREGNDLLREMLESGIIKYGDDFMHSMEDGGWDLSKVDKAAMKESKATFVFGQMNEPPGARARVALSGLTIAEYFRDGAGEGQGKDVLFFVDNIFRFTQAGSEVSALLGRMPSAVGYQPTLATEMGAMQERITSTKRGSITSVQAVYVPADDLTDPAPATTFAHLDATTVLSRKIAELGIYPAVDPLDSTSRILAADILGAEHYDCATRVKELLQRYKELQDIIAILGMEELSEEDKMAVNRARRVQRFLSQPFHVAEQFTGIPGVLVDIKETIKGFNMIMDGELDHLPEAAFNLKGTIEEAIEAGDKMLAEA, from the coding sequence ATGTCAAAAGTTACAGGTAAAGTTGCTCAAATAGTTGGTCCGGTTATCGATGTAGAATTTGGTGCTGGCGCAGAGCTTCCAAAGATTTACGATTCTTTGGAAATCAAAAAAGCAGATGGTTCCATCTTAGTATTAGAGGTGCAATCGCATATTGGTGAGGACACTGTTCGAACCATTGCCATGGATTCTTCCGATGGTTTAAGCCGTGGTACTGAGGTTTTAGCAACAGGAGCACCAATACAAATGCCAATTGGCGAAGATGTTTACGGACGTCTTTTTAACGTTATTGGTGATGCAATTGATGGTATTGGTAATTTGCCAAAAGCTGGAGACAAAGGGTTGCCTATCCACAGACAGGCACCAAAATTTGAAGATTTATCAACCTCTACCGAAGTATTATTTACAGGTATTAAAGTAATTGACCTTATTGAGCCTTACGCAAAAGGTGGTAAGATTGGATTATTTGGTGGTGCTGGTGTAGGTAAAACGGTATTGATTCAAGAATTGATTAACAATATTGCTAAAGGTCACGGTGGACTTTCAGTATTTGCCGGTGTAGGTGAGCGTACTCGTGAGGGTAACGATTTACTTCGTGAGATGTTAGAATCAGGCATTATTAAATATGGTGATGATTTTATGCACTCTATGGAAGATGGTGGATGGGATTTATCTAAAGTAGATAAAGCAGCCATGAAAGAATCTAAAGCAACGTTTGTTTTCGGACAAATGAATGAGCCTCCTGGAGCTCGTGCTCGTGTGGCACTTTCAGGATTGACTATTGCAGAGTATTTCCGTGATGGCGCAGGTGAAGGTCAAGGAAAAGATGTATTGTTCTTTGTGGATAACATTTTCCGTTTTACGCAAGCAGGTTCTGAGGTATCGGCACTTTTAGGTCGTATGCCATCAGCAGTAGGATACCAGCCAACTTTGGCAACAGAGATGGGTGCTATGCAAGAGCGTATTACTTCAACAAAAAGAGGTTCGATTACTTCTGTACAAGCGGTTTACGTACCTGCAGATGATTTAACAGATCCAGCTCCAGCAACAACCTTTGCCCACTTAGATGCAACCACAGTATTGTCTCGTAAAATTGCAGAGCTAGGTATTTACCCAGCGGTAGATCCTTTAGATTCTACCTCTCGTATTTTAGCTGCTGATATTTTAGGAGCAGAGCATTATGATTGTGCAACTCGTGTAAAGGAGTTATTACAGCGTTATAAAGAATTACAAGATATTATTGCCATTCTAGGTATGGAAGAATTATCTGAAGAAGATAAAATGGCGGTTAACCGTGCACGTCGTGTACAACGCTTCTTATCTCAGCCATTCCACGTGGCAGAACAGTTTACAGGTATCCCAGGAGTTTTGGTAGATATTAAAGAAACTATTAAAGGGTTTAACATGATTATGGATGGTGAATTAGATCACTTGCCAGAAGCAGCCTTTAACCTTAAAGGAACCATCGAAGAAGCTATTGAAGCAGGAGACAAAATGTTGGCTGAAGCTTAA
- a CDS encoding lipase, translated as MKHIKYIVISALFIGLTSCSDDPIDPFEQEPAAPLPALTAGSANFSKYVSLGNSLTAGFTDNALFIAGQENSFPNLLSQKFALVGGGSFTQPLMADNYGGISIGGNRILNPRLVTTGGAPVSLESVIGPVTVGTDLLNNPTGPFNNLGVPGAKSFHLLAPGYGNLANVSLGLANPYAVRITGSTPDASVVSLAVTQEPTFFSLWIGNNDVLGYALSGGDGTNPITPIDGPPGVGFNQTYGALIQTLTAGGAQGVLGNIPNVTSIPHFTTVPYNPLDPSNPSFGSQIPTLNGIFGQLNQVFAFLESQGVPNATDRQIIFSETAASAVVIRDESLANLSVQIASVLQGSPTFPAFVQSFGLPAAAAPLVANLLGAVYGQARQANENDLFVLPSSSIIGTVNDNSVDFLTSQGLPETLANQFSVEGISLPLEDKWVLIPSEQEEIATATSAFNSTIAASADQSGLAVLDANMVLNRIAAGTISSGDFTLTSSLVTGGAFSLDGVHPTARGYALIANEVMKAIDATYGSNFEASGNLLDIGEYPTNYSPMLQ; from the coding sequence ATGAAACATATTAAATATATAGTTATTTCTGCCCTATTTATAGGATTAACATCATGTAGTGATGATCCTATAGATCCATTTGAACAAGAGCCAGCGGCACCATTACCTGCATTAACTGCCGGTTCAGCCAATTTTTCTAAGTATGTGTCTCTAGGAAACTCCTTAACTGCGGGATTTACGGATAATGCATTATTTATTGCTGGTCAAGAAAATTCGTTTCCAAACTTATTATCTCAAAAATTTGCGCTTGTTGGAGGAGGAAGTTTCACGCAGCCTTTGATGGCCGATAATTACGGCGGAATTTCTATTGGTGGAAATAGAATTCTTAATCCAAGATTAGTGACCACTGGTGGTGCTCCTGTATCATTAGAATCGGTAATTGGACCAGTGACTGTTGGTACAGATTTATTGAATAACCCAACAGGTCCTTTCAATAACTTAGGCGTTCCTGGTGCTAAGAGCTTTCATTTATTAGCTCCTGGATACGGTAATTTAGCGAATGTTTCTTTGGGATTAGCAAATCCTTACGCGGTTAGAATAACAGGATCAACTCCAGACGCAAGTGTAGTGTCTTTAGCAGTTACTCAAGAGCCTACGTTCTTTTCTTTATGGATAGGTAATAATGATGTTTTGGGTTACGCACTCTCAGGTGGAGATGGTACAAACCCGATCACACCAATAGATGGACCTCCAGGTGTTGGATTTAATCAAACTTATGGTGCATTAATTCAAACATTAACTGCTGGTGGCGCACAGGGTGTATTGGGTAATATTCCAAATGTTACAAGTATTCCACATTTTACAACGGTTCCTTATAATCCGTTAGATCCTAGCAACCCTAGTTTTGGTTCACAAATACCAACACTAAATGGTATTTTTGGTCAATTAAATCAAGTGTTTGCATTTTTAGAAAGTCAAGGCGTTCCAAACGCGACTGATCGTCAAATCATTTTTTCTGAAACTGCGGCAAGCGCAGTGGTTATTAGAGATGAAAGTTTGGCAAATTTATCAGTTCAAATAGCATCTGTTTTACAAGGAAGCCCAACGTTTCCTGCCTTTGTTCAGTCTTTCGGATTACCGGCAGCGGCAGCACCATTGGTAGCTAATTTGTTAGGTGCTGTGTACGGTCAAGCAAGACAAGCTAATGAGAACGATTTATTTGTTTTGCCGAGTTCGTCAATAATAGGAACGGTTAATGACAATTCAGTTGATTTTTTAACATCGCAAGGTTTGCCTGAGACTTTAGCAAATCAGTTTTCGGTAGAAGGTATTTCTTTGCCTTTGGAAGACAAATGGGTTTTGATACCTAGTGAGCAGGAAGAAATTGCTACAGCTACCTCAGCGTTTAATTCAACCATTGCGGCATCTGCTGATCAGTCTGGATTAGCGGTATTAGATGCGAATATGGTCTTAAATCGAATTGCTGCTGGAACTATTTCTAGCGGAGATTTTACCTTGACCTCTAGTCTTGTTACTGGTGGCGCATTTTCTTTAGATGGGGTTCATCCAACAGCAAGAGGTTATGCCTTAATTGCTAATGAAGTGATGAAGGCTATCGATGCTACTTACGGCTCAAACTTTGAAGCCTCAGGAAATCTTTTAGACATTGGGGAGTACCCAACTAACTATTCTCCTATGCTACAGTAG
- a CDS encoding TonB-dependent receptor domain-containing protein codes for MKTIIKMTMLLCCAFTFAQTTVKGKVVDDSGQPLPGANIIVVGTTSGTITDFDGNYSLTINQEPPFSIEVSSVGFDTVTKEVTTNPQTIDVTMVEGTFLDEVVISASRTPERIFESPVTVERFGLKEIKNTASAGFYDGLENLKGVDVNTNSLTFKSVNTRGFATFANTRFMQLVDGMDNSAPALNFPIGNLVGMNETDVLSVELLPGAASALYGANAFNGILFMRSKNPFDFQGISGYHKQGITSQDAGGDNTYRDTGIRAAYKFSEKFAAKVNFGWLKGTDWTANNYDGKPGTGSSRASLNYDGYNIYGDEVGTNIRAASGGLGIVPDVVVTRTGYEERDLTNYNAESIKADWGLYFRPWENDFEISYVGKYGTGNTIYQGTNRYNIRGFSQQQHKLEVRNDNFFVRGYVVSDNAGDSYDMVFTGININRAWKSDTQWFGEYINTYVGATLSGATDADAHAAARAQAESGRFEPGSPEFNAAFEQSVNNPDLTVGSKFQDQSKYYHSDANYNFSHLWDVIDIQVGGSYRQYQLNSSGTIYTDYDGPIDYSEFGVYTQLQKDIDLEGEMSLKLTGSARYDKSEFFDGFVSPRFSAGLNINDNHNVRASAQTGFRNPTTQDLFIGLNAGRAILVGSAPSNLDRYVRNYNISPLGQALGQPATISQSGGAAYNNSYRASSVRAFGESENPNDLVIGNSDIVKPEQITSFEVGYRGKIGKITVDASAYYNQYKDFISGEVVIAPFYGTVGDQSLSVAAIANGDFQTYQTYTNTDANVNSYGGSIGLTAKVFNGFDLSGSYTNTQQDFDRAAFPDFLLSFNTPEHRAKVSFAKEDLFKNFGFNVAWRWSDTYYWEATFGSGIIPAYQTVDAQINLNVPVMKSSFKAGATNLMGHEYFTAIGTPDIGSMYYLSWTINNL; via the coding sequence ATGAAGACAATAATTAAAATGACGATGTTGCTCTGCTGTGCATTTACTTTTGCCCAGACAACAGTAAAAGGTAAGGTAGTTGATGATAGCGGGCAACCTCTGCCAGGCGCCAACATCATTGTTGTTGGTACTACTTCTGGTACTATTACAGATTTTGATGGTAATTATTCATTAACCATTAATCAAGAACCACCCTTTTCTATTGAAGTAAGTAGTGTTGGTTTTGATACGGTTACTAAAGAGGTAACAACCAATCCGCAAACGATTGATGTAACTATGGTTGAAGGGACGTTCTTAGATGAGGTCGTTATTTCGGCTTCAAGAACACCAGAACGTATTTTTGAGTCACCGGTGACTGTTGAACGTTTCGGACTTAAAGAAATAAAGAACACAGCTTCAGCAGGGTTCTATGATGGTCTAGAAAACTTAAAAGGGGTTGATGTAAACACAAACAGTTTGACCTTTAAGTCGGTAAATACAAGAGGTTTTGCCACATTTGCCAATACACGTTTTATGCAATTGGTTGATGGTATGGATAACTCTGCACCAGCACTTAACTTTCCAATTGGTAACTTAGTAGGTATGAACGAGACCGACGTTTTGAGCGTTGAGTTATTGCCAGGAGCAGCTTCTGCATTATATGGAGCGAATGCCTTTAATGGTATTCTTTTTATGAGAAGTAAAAATCCATTTGATTTTCAAGGCATCTCTGGATACCATAAGCAAGGAATCACCTCTCAAGATGCCGGTGGTGATAATACCTACAGAGATACAGGGATTAGAGCGGCTTATAAATTTAGTGAGAAGTTTGCAGCAAAAGTGAATTTCGGTTGGTTAAAAGGAACAGATTGGACTGCTAATAATTATGATGGGAAACCCGGGACAGGCTCCTCAAGAGCAAGCTTGAACTATGATGGATATAATATTTACGGTGATGAAGTTGGCACAAACATTAGAGCAGCATCGGGCGGGCTAGGTATTGTTCCTGATGTAGTAGTAACAAGAACAGGATACGAAGAAAGAGATTTAACCAATTATAATGCAGAAAGTATTAAAGCAGATTGGGGTCTGTATTTTAGACCATGGGAAAATGATTTTGAAATTTCCTACGTAGGAAAATACGGCACAGGAAATACGATCTATCAAGGAACAAATCGTTATAATATTAGAGGATTCTCTCAACAACAGCACAAATTAGAGGTTAGAAATGATAACTTCTTTGTGAGAGGTTATGTGGTGTCAGATAATGCCGGAGATTCTTATGATATGGTGTTTACGGGAATTAATATTAATCGCGCATGGAAATCAGATACGCAATGGTTTGGAGAATATATCAACACCTACGTAGGCGCAACCTTGTCTGGGGCTACAGATGCAGATGCTCATGCGGCTGCAAGAGCACAGGCAGAATCAGGTCGTTTTGAGCCAGGATCGCCAGAGTTTAATGCGGCATTTGAGCAAAGTGTAAATAATCCAGATTTAACAGTCGGTTCAAAATTTCAAGATCAGTCTAAATATTACCATTCAGATGCTAATTACAATTTCAGCCATTTATGGGATGTTATTGATATTCAAGTTGGTGGTTCTTACAGACAATATCAATTAAATTCTTCTGGAACGATATATACAGATTATGACGGTCCAATCGATTATTCAGAGTTTGGTGTCTATACACAACTTCAAAAGGATATCGACTTAGAAGGCGAAATGTCCCTTAAATTAACAGGTTCTGCACGATATGATAAATCTGAATTTTTCGACGGTTTTGTGTCTCCAAGATTTTCGGCAGGTTTAAATATCAATGATAATCACAATGTTCGCGCTTCTGCGCAAACAGGATTTAGAAATCCTACAACTCAAGATTTATTTATCGGCTTAAATGCAGGTAGAGCTATTTTAGTAGGTTCAGCTCCGTCCAATCTTGACAGATACGTTAGAAATTATAATATTAGTCCGCTTGGGCAGGCTTTGGGTCAACCAGCTACTATCTCTCAGTCTGGTGGAGCAGCTTATAACAATTCTTATCGAGCGTCTTCTGTAAGAGCCTTTGGCGAGTCAGAAAATCCAAACGATTTGGTGATTGGTAACTCTGATATTGTAAAGCCAGAACAGATCACCTCATTTGAGGTTGGATACCGAGGGAAAATTGGTAAAATAACAGTAGATGCAAGCGCATACTATAACCAGTACAAAGATTTTATTTCAGGAGAAGTTGTTATCGCACCTTTCTACGGAACTGTAGGTGATCAAAGCTTATCTGTTGCAGCAATAGCAAATGGTGATTTTCAAACCTACCAAACCTATACCAACACAGATGCAAATGTTAATTCTTACGGAGGCTCTATTGGTTTAACTGCAAAAGTGTTTAATGGTTTTGATCTTAGCGGAAGTTATACAAATACACAACAGGATTTTGACAGAGCTGCTTTTCCAGACTTTTTGTTGAGTTTTAATACTCCAGAGCATCGCGCTAAAGTGAGTTTTGCCAAGGAGGATTTATTTAAAAATTTCGGATTTAATGTGGCATGGAGATGGAGTGATACCTACTACTGGGAAGCAACCTTTGGAAGTGGTATTATACCTGCATACCAAACTGTGGATGCGCAAATTAATTTGAATGTGCCGGTGATGAAATCTTCATTCAAAGCAGGAGCAACTAATTTAATGGGTCACGAGTATTTTACAGCCATAGGAACTCCAGACATTGGCTCAATGTACTATTTGTCTTGGACCATCAATAACCTTTAA
- the glmS gene encoding glutamine--fructose-6-phosphate transaminase (isomerizing) produces MCGIVGYIGHREAYPIILKGLKRLEYRGYDSAGIALYDGTDIKLCKTKGKVADLEERLEREISTDGTLGIGHTRWATHGVPNDVNSHPHVSNSGNLVIIHNGIIENYESLKIELIKRGYTFKSDTDTEVLVNLIEDVKKNENIKLGKAVQIALNQVVGAYAIAVFDKNKPNEIVVARLGSPLAIGIGDDEFFIASDASPFIEYTKNAIYLEDEELAIIRRGKEVKIRKIKDDSLVDPYVQELQLNLEQIEKGGYDHFMLKEIYEQPSAILDTFRGRLLSNEGIIKMSGIEDNMKRFLNADRIIIVACGTSWHAGLVAEYIFEDIARIPVEVEYASEFRYRNPIINEKDIVIAISQSGETADTLAAIKLAKSKGAFVFGVCNVVGSSIARETDAGAYTHAGPEIGVASTKAFTTQITVLTLIALRLARAKGTLSSSDYRNHLIELELIPEKVKKALASDTFVESIAGIYKDSRNFLYLGRGYNFPVALEGALKLKEISYIHAEGYPAAEMKHGPIALIDENMPIVVIATKKGHYEKVVSNIQEIKSRKGKIIGIVTEGDSQVKALADHVIEVPETIESLTPLLTTIPLQLLSYHIALMLGKNVDQPRNLAKAVTVE; encoded by the coding sequence ATGTGTGGAATTGTCGGTTACATTGGCCATAGAGAAGCCTATCCAATTATTTTAAAGGGTTTAAAGCGATTAGAGTATAGGGGCTATGATAGCGCAGGAATTGCGCTATACGATGGAACAGATATAAAGCTTTGTAAAACCAAGGGAAAAGTAGCTGACCTTGAGGAGCGCTTGGAAAGAGAGATTTCTACAGATGGCACTTTGGGGATTGGTCATACGCGCTGGGCTACACACGGTGTTCCAAATGATGTGAATTCTCACCCTCATGTTTCTAACTCCGGGAATTTGGTAATTATACATAATGGGATTATTGAAAATTATGAGTCTCTTAAAATTGAGCTTATAAAAAGAGGTTATACTTTTAAATCTGACACAGATACAGAAGTATTGGTCAATCTTATTGAAGACGTCAAAAAAAATGAAAACATAAAATTAGGGAAGGCTGTACAAATTGCTTTGAACCAAGTTGTTGGAGCCTATGCTATAGCTGTATTTGATAAAAATAAACCTAACGAAATTGTCGTGGCTCGTTTGGGAAGTCCATTAGCTATTGGTATTGGTGATGATGAATTCTTTATTGCAAGCGATGCTTCGCCTTTTATAGAATATACGAAAAATGCAATTTACTTGGAGGATGAGGAATTAGCTATTATAAGAAGAGGTAAAGAGGTTAAGATTAGAAAAATCAAAGATGATTCGCTCGTAGATCCTTATGTTCAAGAATTACAATTAAATCTGGAGCAAATTGAAAAAGGAGGATATGATCATTTTATGCTCAAGGAGATTTACGAACAACCAAGCGCCATTTTAGATACCTTTAGAGGTCGTCTGCTCAGCAATGAGGGCATTATAAAAATGTCAGGAATTGAGGATAACATGAAACGATTTCTCAATGCTGATAGAATAATTATTGTTGCCTGTGGGACGTCTTGGCACGCAGGTTTGGTTGCCGAGTATATATTTGAGGACATTGCCAGAATACCTGTTGAGGTAGAATATGCTTCTGAATTCCGATACAGAAATCCTATAATAAACGAAAAAGATATCGTTATTGCTATTTCACAATCTGGTGAAACAGCAGATACTTTAGCAGCCATTAAATTGGCAAAATCTAAAGGAGCCTTTGTCTTTGGCGTTTGTAATGTGGTCGGTTCATCTATTGCTAGAGAGACCGATGCAGGCGCATATACGCATGCAGGTCCCGAAATAGGTGTTGCTTCAACCAAAGCCTTTACTACGCAAATCACAGTTCTTACCTTAATTGCTTTAAGACTTGCTCGTGCCAAAGGGACTTTGTCAAGTTCAGATTATAGAAATCATTTAATAGAATTAGAACTGATTCCTGAGAAGGTTAAAAAAGCTTTAGCATCTGATACTTTTGTAGAATCTATTGCTGGAATATATAAAGATTCTCGCAACTTCCTTTATCTAGGGAGAGGATATAATTTTCCTGTAGCTCTAGAAGGCGCCTTAAAATTAAAAGAGATCTCATACATTCATGCTGAGGGTTATCCAGCTGCAGAAATGAAGCATGGCCCTATCGCCTTGATTGATGAAAATATGCCCATTGTTGTAATTGCTACAAAAAAGGGGCATTATGAAAAAGTAGTGAGTAACATTCAAGAAATTAAATCTAGAAAAGGAAAGATTATAGGAATTGTGACCGAGGGTGACTCACAAGTAAAAGCGCTTGCAGACCACGTGATTGAGGTTCCCGAAACTATTGAGTCTTTAACACCGCTTCTAACAACCATACCATTGCAACTTTTGTCATATCATATAGCACTTATGCTTGGTAAAAATGTGGATCAACCTAGAAATTTAGCCAAAGCGGTAACGGTAGAATAG
- a CDS encoding DUF4270 domain-containing protein produces MKNLTKAGRNLALIALVITSFIACDKDFADIESDIINNENATHFNTASQKYEVIAKTKALGPVQTNGLPINSLGIYNDPNFGQTTATIVAQLRSSTLDPDFGESTELDSVVLTIPYFSTATEVTADGETLYDLDSVYGTGPIKLSIFENNYFLRDFNPSSEDVSEQQLYYANRSTGIDNINTPQLEGTPILQLEDEEENINIVDLDAFVPSESQIKLKDNEDVISRIAPALRLKLEKSFWQQKILDKEGEPELSNQNNFNNYFRGIYFKVEEVNGSSGNMSLLNLAASGANITLYYTRANSIVGGDPVNSTYVLNFSGKRVNFFDNDFTIPDSNDDDGDEILLLKGQQGAIAEVSLFNGETAVGDNAFEDFKEFFSERNPDGSFLKSKRLINEANLVFYVNQDLVNGNEPDRLYLYDVTNNRPLVDYTFDNANTTFPRFSRTNHLGLLQRETSTDEGIKYKMRITEHLNNLILNDSTNVKLGIAVSANINLESSFLPLDVLTNNDEDAKRVPISSVVYPKSTILYGNNTSNEEKKLYLEVFYTEPESN; encoded by the coding sequence ATGAAAAACTTAACGAAAGCTGGGAGAAACCTAGCGTTGATAGCCCTTGTTATTACTAGTTTTATAGCTTGTGATAAGGATTTTGCAGATATTGAATCTGATATCATCAATAACGAGAATGCAACACATTTTAATACAGCTTCACAGAAATATGAGGTCATTGCAAAAACAAAAGCCTTAGGGCCAGTTCAAACTAATGGTTTGCCAATTAACTCATTAGGCATCTATAATGATCCAAATTTCGGGCAAACTACGGCTACTATCGTTGCTCAGTTAAGATCGTCTACGTTAGATCCTGATTTTGGTGAAAGTACTGAGTTGGATTCAGTTGTGTTAACCATACCCTATTTTAGTACAGCCACTGAAGTTACAGCCGATGGTGAAACACTCTATGATTTAGATTCTGTCTATGGAACCGGTCCAATTAAGCTTTCTATATTTGAAAATAACTATTTCTTGCGCGATTTCAATCCATCTTCAGAAGATGTTTCTGAGCAGCAACTATATTATGCAAATAGATCTACAGGAATCGATAATATAAATACGCCTCAACTTGAGGGTACCCCAATTCTTCAATTGGAGGATGAGGAAGAAAACATTAATATAGTTGATCTTGATGCTTTTGTGCCAAGTGAAAGTCAAATAAAGCTTAAAGACAATGAGGACGTTATTTCAAGAATTGCACCTGCTTTGAGATTAAAACTTGAAAAATCATTTTGGCAACAAAAAATATTAGACAAGGAGGGTGAACCTGAATTGAGCAATCAGAATAATTTCAATAATTATTTTCGTGGAATTTATTTTAAAGTAGAAGAAGTTAATGGCAGTTCAGGAAATATGTCATTGTTAAATCTAGCAGCATCAGGGGCTAATATCACGCTTTACTATACTAGAGCAAATTCTATTGTAGGAGGAGATCCTGTCAACTCAACGTACGTGCTAAACTTTTCAGGCAAGCGCGTTAACTTTTTTGATAATGATTTTACGATACCAGATTCCAACGACGATGATGGTGATGAAATATTGCTTCTAAAGGGCCAACAAGGTGCTATTGCAGAGGTAAGTCTTTTTAATGGGGAAACCGCTGTTGGTGATAATGCATTTGAGGACTTTAAGGAGTTTTTTTCGGAAAGAAATCCTGACGGTTCTTTTCTGAAAAGTAAAAGATTGATCAATGAGGCGAATCTCGTTTTTTATGTAAATCAAGACCTTGTAAATGGCAATGAGCCTGACCGTTTGTATTTATATGATGTTACAAATAACAGGCCATTAGTAGACTATACTTTTGACAACGCAAATACAACGTTTCCTAGATTTTCAAGAACCAATCATTTAGGTCTTTTGCAAAGAGAGACAAGTACAGATGAGGGTATTAAATATAAAATGCGCATTACGGAACATTTGAACAATTTAATACTGAATGATTCTACAAATGTTAAATTGGGTATTGCCGTTTCAGCAAATATAAATTTAGAAAGTAGCTTTTTACCTTTAGATGTACTCACAAATAATGATGAGGATGCTAAGAGAGTACCTATCAGCTCGGTTGTATATCCGAAGAGCACCATACTCTACGGTAACAATACAAGCAATGAAGAGAAAAAGCTATATTTAGAAGTGTTTTATACAGAACCAGAATCAAATTAA
- a CDS encoding glycogen/starch synthase, translating into MKDKRILYVSSEVVPYLPETEISSMSFEAPKMVNKQGGQIRIFMPRYGNINERRHQLHEVIRLSGINLVINDLDMPLIIKVASIPKERIQVYFIDNEEYFKRKATLTDEDGKLFADNDERAIFFAKGVIETVKKLNWAPDIIHVNGWLAALLPLYLKEFYKNEPLFTESKIVTSVYNQSFEGTLDKNMIKKIQFDNLDEESIKPLENPTYNNLMKVAINNSDAIIKGSAELPKELEDHLNAIEQPVLEYLPIDDFADQYTEFYNTKVLN; encoded by the coding sequence ATGAAAGATAAGAGAATATTGTATGTGTCGTCAGAAGTTGTACCCTATTTGCCAGAGACTGAAATCTCTTCCATGTCTTTTGAGGCTCCAAAGATGGTGAACAAACAAGGCGGACAAATACGAATATTTATGCCTCGCTACGGAAATATCAATGAGCGAAGACATCAGCTTCATGAGGTTATTCGCCTCTCGGGTATTAATTTGGTGATTAATGATTTAGATATGCCTTTGATCATCAAAGTCGCCTCTATTCCGAAGGAAAGAATCCAAGTGTATTTTATTGATAATGAAGAATATTTCAAAAGAAAAGCGACCCTTACCGATGAGGATGGTAAACTTTTTGCCGATAATGATGAGCGCGCTATTTTCTTTGCAAAAGGTGTTATAGAAACAGTTAAAAAGTTGAATTGGGCACCAGATATTATTCATGTCAATGGATGGCTAGCAGCATTGTTGCCGCTTTATCTAAAAGAGTTCTATAAAAACGAACCTTTGTTTACAGAAAGTAAAATTGTAACTTCTGTATACAATCAAAGCTTCGAAGGCACGTTAGATAAGAACATGATTAAGAAAATTCAATTTGATAATTTAGATGAGGAGAGCATCAAGCCCTTAGAGAATCCTACCTATAATAATTTAATGAAAGTGGCGATCAATAATTCTGATGCCATAATTAAGGGTTCTGCTGAGCTTCCTAAAGAATTGGAAGATCATTTAAATGCTATAGAGCAACCTGTTCTTGAATACCTACCTATTGATGATTTTGCAGATCAATACACCGAATTTTACAACACCAAAGTACTTAATTAG